Proteins from one Podospora pseudoanserina strain CBS 124.78 chromosome 1, whole genome shotgun sequence genomic window:
- the SHY1 gene encoding surf-like protein (COG:C; EggNog:ENOG503NU6X): MRGPHCPPPLPLPPRIDPSAISDFDFRRVLVTGHYRHDQEMLIGPRMRDGEQGYIVVTPLERKDDPGATILVNRGWISKKHQDQKLRPEGLPTGEVTVEGLLREPWKKNMFTPENRPDKGEFYFPDVKQMAELTGSQPVWVEQTMNPDYFTTLEYEQKGVPIGRPAEVNLRNNHAQYIFTWYGLSLATSIMFWLVVKKPPKDITRRVRMNKNW; this comes from the exons ATGCGAGGACCGCATTGTccgccccctctccccctcccaccccgcaTCGACCCCTCGGCAATCTCCGACTTTGACTTCCGCCGCGTTCTTGTGACGGGCCACTACCGACACGATCAGGAAATGCTCATCGGCCCTCGCATGCGCGACGGCGAGCAAGGATACATTGTCGTTACCCCCCTGGAACGAAAGGACGATCCTGGTGCTACTATTCTCGTGAACCGAGGGTGGATTTCCAAAAAACATCAGGACCAGAAACTGAGACCCGAGGGGTTACCCACCGGGGAggtgacggtggaggggttgttgagggagccGTGGAAGAAGAATATGTTCACCCCTGAGAACAGGCCGGATAAGGGGGAGTTTTACTTCCCTGATGTGAAGCAGATGGCTGAGTTGACTGGGAGTCAGCCTGTCTGGGTTGAGCAGACTATGA ACCCTGACTATTTCACTACTCTGGAGTATGAACAAAAGGGTGTACCCATCGGGCGACCTGCCGAGGTCAACCTGCGCAACAACCATGCGCAGTACATCTTCACCTG GTATGGCCTCTCTCTGGCCACATCGATAATGTTCTGGCTGGTAGTCAAGAAGCCACCAAAGGATATCACCCGTCGTGTTCGCATGAACAAGAACTGGTAA
- a CDS encoding hypothetical protein (COG:O; EggNog:ENOG503NYX2), which produces MAFFQGSLQEGIGAALQQSRSVVCFVTDEQDESQTWENEYLKEEEIVELLKSTSVTLRLVAGSQEEGFLAQLYPLPKKPTLVVIKSGQLKEYIAAGVPKELFIERLRKALAPVEAPPPPPTQPEPVASPNVPPAAPVATTASQPVTASQPAPITESNTSSSGQATPPTSNEQSHAQSLAAQTAARIERMKKAEAEAKKRREEEAKRRREEKGKAIEDPTKPPTAHNAYAEALKKKQKEAREERQRILKQIEDDKAERKARQQALEAERKAAAEASTVPLAPASQLLPRTNRVSSHAAIQVRLFDGSTLRSRFSSTDTLKDVRQFVTENRKDGKEPFNFKILLTPLPSKTVDVTEEEKTLQELELTPSATLILLPVPKYSSAYSRSSGSSAASTTSAGERGGIFQRFIGFILFVASLIGGFFSTLFSTSGPVGGEQESDGDDTPRQQSPNRGGRQGQATGGDRRIGGLESVRRRGEQQFYNGNSTNFEPRPDDEE; this is translated from the exons ATGGCTTTCTTTCAGGGCTCTCTCCAGGAGGGGATCGGCGCGGCGTTGCAGCAGTCCAGGTCTGTTGTCTGTTTTGTAACCG ATGAGCAAGATGAAAGTCAAACATGGGAGAATGAGTATCtcaaggaagaagag ATCGTGGAATTGTTGAAGTCCACTTCTGTGACACTTCGTTTGGTGGCCGGATCACAAGAGGAAGGCTTCCTCGCTCAGCTCTACCCATTGCCCAAGAAACCAACACTAGTGGTAATCAA AAGCGGACAACTCAAAGAGTACATTGCTGCCGGTGTGCCCAAGGAACTATTCATAGAAAGACTTCGCAAGGCCCTCGCTCCGGTTgaagctcctccaccaccgccaacccagcCCGAGCCCGTTGCTTCCCCAAACGTTCCACCAGCAGCCCCCGTCGCGACTACCGCTTCCCAACCCGTCACAGCTTCACAACCAGCTCCCATCACAGAgtccaacaccagcagctcaGGCCAAGCAACCCCGCCCACCTCCAACGAACAATCCCACGCCCAATCCCTAGCAGCCCAAACCGCGGCCAGAATAGAACGCATGAAGaaggccgaagccgaagccaaAAAACGccgcgaagaagaagccaaacgCCGCCGCGAAGAGAAGGGCAAAGCTATCGAAGACCCAACCAAACCTCCCACCGCTCACAACGCCTACGCCGAagccctcaagaagaagcaaaaggaaGCCAGGGAAGAACGCCAGCGAATCCTCAAACAAATCGAGGACGACAAAGCCGAGAGAAAAGCCCGCCAGCAAGCTCTCGAAGCCGAGAGGAAAGCCGCGGCGGAGGCTTCCACAGTCCCTCTTGCCCCCGCCAGCCAGCTTCTCCCGAGAACGAACAGAGTCTCTTCCCACGCCGCGATCCAAGTCAGGCTATTCGACGGGTCTACCCTCCGCAGCCGGTTCTCTAGCACGGATACTTTGAAAGATGTTCGGCAGTTTGTGACAGAAAATCGAAAAGACGGGAAAGAACccttcaacttcaagatTTTGCTCACGCCGCTGCCTAGTAAGACGGTCGATGtgacagaggaggagaagacgttgcaggagctggagctgacACCCTCGGCAACATTGATTTTGCTCCCGGTGCCAAAGTACTCGTCTGCTTACTCTCGCAGTAGTGGTAGCTCGGCCGCTTCGACGACTTCGgcaggggaaagggggggtatCTTCCAGCGGTTCATCGGATTCATTCTGTTCGTTGCCAGTTTGATAGGCGGCTTTTTCTCGACGCTGTTTAGTACTTCTGGTCctgtgggtggtgagcagGAGTCGGATGGGGATGACACGCCTAGGCAGCAGAGTCCGAATCGTGGGGGACGACAAGGGCAAGCAACAGGAGGTGATCGTCGTATAGGCGGGCTGGAGagtgtgaggaggaggggtgagcAGCAGTTTTATAACGGGAATTCG ACGAACTTTGAACCGAGACCGGATGATGAAGAGTAG
- a CDS encoding hypothetical protein (BUSCO:EOG09265RGS; EggNog:ENOG503P5MG; COG:S), translated as MPRQSRGPARAPARPTVPARSAPAPTQQQQTRPATTYAGPQTGAPNAAAPTAGAPTSQGPGLMAQMASTAAGVAIGSSVGHVIGGGISSLFGGGSSAAAADPVDQANSAASQQNQTWGDNCKGATTQFTKCMDDNQGNMQICGWYLEQLKACQQAASQY; from the exons ATGCCTCGCCAATCCCGTGGTCCCGCTCGCGCCCCCGCGCGCCCTACCGTTCCCGCTCGCTCTGCCCCCgccccaacccagcagcagcaaacccGCCCAGCAACCACCTACGCCGGTCCCCAAACTGGCGCCCCTAATGCCGCTGCTCCCACCGCTGGTGCCCCTACCTCTCAGGGCCCAGGGCTGATGGCGCAGATGGCTTCTACTGCTGC TGGTGTCGCCATCGGCTCTTCCGTAGGCCACGTAATCGGAGGCggcatctcctccctcttcggcggcggctcctccgctgccgctgccgacCCCGTCGACCAGGCCAACTCGGCCGCCAGCCAGCAAAATCAGACCTGGGGCGACAACTGCAAGGGCGCGACGACCCAGTTCACAAAGTGCATGGACGACAACCAGGGGAACATGCAGATCTGCGGGTGGTACCTCGAGCAGCTTAAGGCTTGCCAGCAGGCTGCTTCTCAGTACTAA
- a CDS encoding hypothetical protein (COG:L; EggNog:ENOG503P4G2): MPGTPFSLPHANSQQLGPRTNTPVDIFAVWITFKQRLSAKTDGTSNFDDFFHQTTLGNLLSSSLDLLQTDISSFRVKLTRIASTMDVSDLTPELEQLELDLNTLQEVLQPLLSDVGDVSSKMPLLDKAKLYVLVCYAIESLIFSSLRLNGADAKSHPVFAELTRVRQYFEKIQKLESPPEERENTVNTEAVARFVRNDLADNKDIKNKLTELIAKEKAKAEAKAATAAAEKKRPAEDSTSEVRPEEAGNKIAKRPKRDGSKKKK, translated from the exons ATGCCAGGCACGCCGTTTAGCCTTCCCCACGCCAACTCCCAGCAGCTTGGGCCGAGAACAAACACCCCTGTCGATATTTTTGCAGTGTGGATCACCTTCAAACAACGCCTCTCAGCAAAAACAGACGGTACATCTAACTTCGACGACTTCTTTCATCAAACCACACTCGGCAACTTATTGAGCTCAAGTCTCGATCTGTTACAGACAGACATTAGTAGTTTTCGTGTTAAGCTCACCCGAATCGCATCCACGATGGACGTCAGCGACCTGACACCAGAGTTGGAACAGCTGGAGCTGGACCTCAACACACTCCAAGAAGTACTTCAACCACTTTTGAGTGATGTCGGCGATGTTTCGTCCAAGATGCCACTTCTCGACAAGGCCAAGCTTTATGTCTTGGTGTGCTATGCGATTGAATCACTCATATTTT CGTCGTTGCGCCTAAATGGAGCTGATGCAAAAAGCCACCCCGTTTTCGCAGAGTTAACCCGTGTCAGGCAGTACTTTGAGAAGATCCAGAAACTCGAGTCACCCCCAGAAGAGCGTGAAAACACGGTCAACACCGAGGCGGTGGCTCGCTTTGTCAGGAATGATTTG GCCGACAACAAGGACATCAAGAACAAGCTGACGGAGCTGATTGCCAAAGAAAAAGCGAAGGCCGAAGCCAAAGCCGCCACGGCCGCTGCGGAAAAGAAGCGGCCTGCAGAGGACTCAACATCAGAAGTTCGTCCTGAAGAAGCTGGGAACAAGATTGCCAAACGGCCGAAGCGTGATGgatccaagaagaagaaataa
- a CDS encoding hypothetical protein (EggNog:ENOG503NXB7; COG:S) has protein sequence MGDRRRPGATTGAGSAAGVHIQIQEPPERRPLLPHRATFPHRTDEQVFSCFSYNTSTHKHLPVYNNIHRIRRDIISVVEDYLSLDQLRDVRINISVIRPLVDKLYEQDDISIVYCLLVNRAQFLNEQKHLSNRQNVNSTRAMLCELIATRILRRFNEDNDGPDNLLVLAHILIAGFEPFQNAPEEIRREVQASTAWHKTLPALEVAILSEARIFLASTSCQKVVDAIYDGRVIYTPSSYMDLIADRYKQRPISLYNPREAPLLNQYRLLVPRTRNYLEIMQFFILLALYVVFMAERDPTQFSKLEICFTVYAMGWVLDQFATLLEHGWHVYAQNLWSFLDVGFAFIYWIYVFLRIYGWKTGNAEADQQALDVLAMGAPVLVPRLAFNLLSDNIVFLCLRSMMSDFALVTALAIWCFFGFLLSLMWLGNDAYSPFVISKWMIYIWFGLDGSGIHHSIEFHKILGPALMVAFAFLGNTLFLTILVSMLSTTFGTIVTNAPAEIQFRRAVLTLEGVKGDAIFAYQPPFNLIAIFILVPLKFLASPRWFHKIHVASVRLLNLPLLLFIAVAERRALWPGTPGGPPTQLTSFVKAQKKSGLHFWERWRITSHSDISTVFEVPPPESVLEQITTDDDLTRHLIRRQFARGNSHIDSVASEARKQAAQTAAATTAVATAAGGAAPGGPKPLSRRDSIAPFPGLRAELQEVLSESDEMSNITARLEALEESTQRIEELLERLVGVKQGKSPRIEQEDDGVSEAGSPSGSRKESVAVSSEHDPGESPWI, from the exons ATGGGCGACCGCCGGCGCCCGGGTGCCACGACCGGTGCCGGGTCCGCAGCCGGAGTTCACATTCAAATCCAGGAGCCCCCTGAACGGCGGCCCTTGCTCCCTCATCGCGCCACCTTCCCGCACCGGACCGACGAGCAGGTCTTCAGTTGCTTCAGCTATAACACAAGCACTCACAAGCACCTTCCCGTTTATAACAACATTCATCGAATCAGACGCGACATCATCTCAGTAGTGGAAGACTATCTCAGTCTCGATCAGCTCCGTGATGTGCGCATCAACATCAGCGTTATCCGGCCTTTGGTGGACAAGCTCTACGAACAGGACGATATCTCCATCGTCTACTGTTTATTGGTCAACAGAGCCCAGTTTCTGAACGAACAGAAACATCTCAGCAACAGACAAAATGTCAACTCAACACGCGCCATGCTGTGCGAGCTCATTGCCACCCGTATTCTCAGACGGTTCAATGAGGACAATGACGGGCCAGATAACCTGCTTGTTCTGGCGCACATCTTGATTGCTGGGTTTGAGCCATTTCAAAATGCCCCCGAAGAGATCAGGAGGGAGGTGCAGGCTAGTACAGCATGGCATAAGACACTTCCGGCTTTGGAAGTGGCTATCCTAAGCGAGGCCAGAATATTTCTTGCCAGTACTAGTTGCCAAAAAGT GGTTGATGCCATCTATGACGGCCGCGTGATTTACACGCCTTCGAGTTACATGGACTTGATTGCAGACAGATACAAACAGCGGCCTATCTCCCTGTACAATCCCCGAGAAGCGCCATTACTGAACCAGTATCGTCTTTTGGTTCCACGGACCAGAAATTACCTCGAGATTATGCAGTTCTTTATTTTGTTGGCGTTATACGTCGTGTTTATGGCCGAGAGAGATCCTACACAGTTCAGCAAGCTCGAGATCTGTTTTACGGTGTACGCCATGGGATGGGTTCTGGATCAGTTTGCCACCTTACTAGAGCACGGATG GCACGTATACGCCCAAAATCTTTGGTCGTTTCTCGACGTCGGTTTTGCCTTCATTTACTGGATCTACGTGTTCCTCCGCATATATGGCTGGAAGACTGGAAATGCCGAAGCTGATCAGCAAGCTCTTGACGTCCTTGCCATGGGGGCACCGGTCCTTGTGCCGCGGTTGGCGTTCAACCTTCTCTCTGACAATATTGTATTCTTATGTCTACGGTCCATGATGTCTGACTTTGCGCTGGTGACTGCGTTGGCCATTTGGTGCTTTTTCGGGTTCTTACTGTCGCTTATGTGGCTCGGAAACGACGCATACTCGCCTTT TGTCATCAGCAAGTGGATGATATACATCTGGTTTGGACTGGACGGATCAGGGATCCATCACTCG ATTGAGTTTCACAAGATATTGGGACCAGCTCTTATGGTAGCTTTCGCTTTCTTGggcaacaccctcttcctcaccatcctcgtaTCGATGCTCTCGACCACATTTGgcaccatcgtcaccaacgcCCCAGCCGAGATTCAGTTCCGCCGGGCCGTACTTACCCTTGAGGGTGTCAAAGGCGATGCCATTTTCGCCTATCAACCACCATTTAACCTCATCGCCATCTTTATCCTCGTACCCCTGAAATTCCTTGCCTCGCCGAGATGGTTCCACAAAATTCATGTCGCGAGTGTCCGTctgctcaacctccccctcctcctgttcatcgccgtcgccgagCGTAGAGCACTCTGGCCCGGTACCCCAGGAGGTCCACCTACCCAACTCACATCTTTCGTCAAAGCCCAAAAGAAATCCGGGCTTCACTTCTGGGAAAGATGGAGAATCACCTCCCATAGCGATATCTCGACTGTGTTCGAAGTACCACCACCGGAGTCGGTCCTCGAACAAATAACCACCGATGACGACCTAACGCGGCACTTGATCCGGAGGCAGTTCGCCAGAGGAAACAGCCACATAGACTCAGTGGCATCAGAAGCGAGGAAGCAAGCTGCCcagacggcggcggcaacgaCGGCTGTGGCAACGGCTGCGGGAGGTGCGGCGCCGGGAGGCCCCAAACCTTTGAGCAGACGTGATAGCATCGCGCCGTTTCCTGGGTTGAGAGCAGAGCTTCAGGAGGTGCTTAGTGAGAGTGATGAAATGAGCAATATTACCGCGAGgttggaggcgttggaggagagcaCGCAGAGGATagaggagttgttggagaggttaGTTGGTGTGAAGCAGGGGAAGAGCCCGAGGATAGAgcaagaggatgatggtgtttcAGAAGCGGGATCGCCGTCTGGGTCGAGGAAGGAGTCGGTTGCGGTTTCGTCAGAGCATGATCCTGGCGAGAGTCCATGGATATAA
- the MTQ2 gene encoding S-adenosylmethionine-dependent methyltransferase (COG:J; BUSCO:EOG09264XVU; EggNog:ENOG503NUJD) has product MLPTPSTSHVPYTLVYEPAEDSFLLLDTLSSPTSLTFHTSHFPPSSPTPLVLEIGPGSGVVLAFLTAHANHIFSRPDILTLGIDINSFACASTTKTISLASQDHPTTSGEFLSAVQGDLTSCLRGRQVDVLVFNPPYVPTEDLPALPERLREKKEGKVTFEEESKLLELSYAGGKDGMETTDRVIDNLGDVLSERGVAYLLLCAGNKPEAVKQRIREMDNAGEGRRWKAETVGTSGRQAGWEKLQIVRIWRE; this is encoded by the coding sequence atgctccccaccccctccacctcccatgTCCCCTACACCCTTGTCTACGAACCAGCAGAAgactccttcctcctcctcgacaccctctcctcccccacctccctcaccttccacACCTCCCActttcccccctcatcccccacccctctAGTCCTCGAAATCGGTCCCGGCTCCGGCGTGGTCCTGGCCTTCCTCACCGCCCACGCCAACCACATCTTCTCCCGCCCCGACATCCTTACCCTCGGCATCGACATCAACTCCTTCGCCtgcgcctccaccaccaaaaccatctccctcgcctcccaaGACCACCCCACAACATCAGGGGAATTTCTCTCCGCCGTTCAAGGCGATCTCACTTCTTGCTTGAGAGGGAGACAAGTCGACGTCCTGGTCTTCAACCCCCCTTATGTTCCCACTGAAGATTTACCAGCCCTGCCTGAGAGGctgagggaaaagaaggagggcaaagtgacgtttgaggaggagtctAAACTCTTGGAGCTGTCTTATGCAGGTGGGAAAGACGGGATGGAGACGACGGATAGGGTTATCGACAATTTGGGGGATGTCCTCAGCGAGCGGGGGGTCGCCTACTTGCTGTTGTGTGCGGGGAATAAGCCCGAGGCGGTGAAGCAAAGGATTAGGGAGATGGACAatgctggggaggggagacGGTGGAAGGCAGAGACAGTAGGAACGAGTGGGCGGCAGGCGGGGTGGGAGAAGTTGCAGATTGTGAGGATATGGAGGGAGTGA